From Haloarcula hispanica ATCC 33960, the proteins below share one genomic window:
- a CDS encoding GTP cyclohydrolase III encodes MTNTQITHIQIDNYGPWTVTPEPRREVDLQTLQSRLYADLAQLFGNRDGYIFFSRFDNMIAVTNGLDEAAHALIQESVGNRYPVTMSLSVATGTTPVSALGTATEQLQEAGSAQDKGRREVLRGQTIDEEFRKPTDVQLAHFDVDDATEKYTDQLNEFDTFIQIEQGYAALMKYMREAHDSLSFFVGGDNVIAVCPDLDEADYHDAINHVRDAVDVELKVGVGRGRTAATAGMDAKHALETCRATGEAVTIETETTE; translated from the coding sequence GTGACCAACACCCAGATCACCCATATACAGATTGATAACTACGGGCCGTGGACTGTGACGCCTGAGCCCCGCCGTGAAGTCGACCTGCAGACGCTCCAGTCCCGGTTGTACGCTGACCTCGCACAGTTGTTCGGGAACCGCGACGGCTACATCTTCTTCTCGCGGTTCGACAACATGATCGCCGTGACGAACGGACTGGACGAGGCGGCACACGCACTCATTCAGGAGTCCGTCGGCAATCGCTACCCGGTGACGATGAGCCTCTCGGTCGCGACGGGAACGACACCCGTCTCGGCGCTGGGAACGGCAACAGAGCAGCTACAGGAGGCCGGTAGCGCACAGGACAAGGGCCGGCGAGAAGTGCTACGCGGTCAGACGATCGACGAGGAGTTCCGGAAGCCCACAGACGTGCAACTCGCGCATTTCGATGTCGACGACGCCACCGAGAAGTACACCGACCAGCTCAACGAGTTCGACACGTTCATCCAGATCGAGCAGGGGTACGCGGCGCTCATGAAGTATATGCGCGAAGCCCACGACTCGTTGTCGTTTTTCGTCGGCGGCGACAACGTCATCGCGGTCTGTCCGGACCTGGACGAGGCGGACTACCACGACGCAATCAACCACGTCCGTGACGCGGTCGACGTAGAGTTGAAAGTCGGTGTCGGACGCGGGCGGACGGCAGCTACGGCCGGGATGGACGCCAAGCACGCGTTAGAGACCTGTCGGGCGACTGGCGAGGCCGTTACCATCGAAACCGAGACAACCGAGTAA
- a CDS encoding DUF5785 family protein, with translation MDWPHDPDGEEGSEGRRKYGHAVLAKKVDEDEDFPLTAEEYVEQYGDHPVRIDYETVVSVADIFEYVDQEEFEDFPDFHKSLGRALREADWWPYRLEQA, from the coding sequence ATGGATTGGCCACACGATCCGGACGGTGAGGAAGGAAGCGAGGGCCGGCGCAAGTACGGCCACGCTGTGCTGGCGAAGAAAGTCGACGAGGACGAGGACTTCCCACTGACTGCCGAGGAATACGTCGAACAGTACGGGGACCACCCGGTTCGGATCGACTACGAGACGGTCGTCAGCGTGGCGGACATCTTCGAATACGTCGATCAGGAGGAGTTCGAAGACTTCCCGGACTTCCACAAATCTCTCGGGCGCGCGCTGCGCGAAGCGGACTGGTGGCCGTACAGACTCGAACAGGCCTGA
- a CDS encoding DUF7344 domain-containing protein, with protein sequence MATTSSSGDRTEQGLPEEVVADLLSDGTRRRALSILADRGEPVVVADLAAAVLAAQRDIEPAAVPDTDRDELTEELFTEHLPKLTATDIVTYDSMVGTVEIQRPDAVPTDPR encoded by the coding sequence ATGGCGACGACATCTTCAAGCGGCGACCGCACCGAGCAGGGACTCCCCGAGGAGGTTGTTGCCGATCTGTTGTCGGACGGCACTCGCCGTCGTGCGCTCTCGATACTGGCAGACCGCGGTGAACCGGTTGTCGTCGCAGACCTCGCGGCGGCGGTTCTGGCGGCCCAGCGTGACATCGAGCCAGCGGCAGTCCCTGACACTGACAGGGACGAACTCACCGAGGAACTGTTCACCGAACACCTCCCGAAACTGACGGCAACAGATATCGTAACATACGATTCGATGGTCGGGACCGTCGAGATACAGCGCCCCGACGCGGTGCCGACTGACCCCCGTTGA
- a CDS encoding CBS domain-containing protein → MNGEVTVREVMNREYVGASESDDLLETTELLIREDQHPILVLRGNEPVGVATDRDVLAYIVDGGDPETATVGDVMRESIPTIGPDAGLPAARDRMATRSAEFLLVTADGEPLGTLTEHDILSTARLESESTEVAEQPSTVATTGQEATTDGMQSAVEDSFDNQGICSACSTFTRDLASFNGQLLCADCRDV, encoded by the coding sequence ATGAACGGTGAGGTCACTGTGCGGGAGGTTATGAACAGAGAGTACGTCGGCGCAAGCGAGTCCGACGACCTCCTCGAAACGACGGAGTTGCTGATCCGAGAGGACCAGCATCCGATTCTCGTGTTACGGGGGAACGAACCGGTCGGTGTCGCGACGGACAGAGACGTACTGGCATACATCGTCGACGGCGGTGACCCGGAGACTGCCACCGTCGGCGACGTGATGCGTGAATCCATTCCGACAATCGGACCCGATGCTGGACTCCCGGCGGCCCGGGACCGAATGGCGACACGGTCCGCGGAGTTTCTCCTGGTAACGGCTGACGGAGAACCCCTCGGAACGCTGACCGAGCACGACATCCTCTCGACTGCGAGGTTAGAGAGCGAGTCGACGGAGGTCGCCGAGCAACCCTCGACGGTTGCGACGACCGGGCAGGAAGCCACCACCGACGGGATGCAGTCCGCCGTCGAGGATTCGTTCGATAATCAGGGCATCTGTTCCGCCTGTAGCACGTTTACACGGGACCTGGCGTCGTTCAACGGGCAACTCCTCTGTGCGGACTGTCGTGACGTCTGA
- a CDS encoding GNAT family N-acetyltransferase translates to MEIATASMDDVDTIVDLWVRLAESQRTHGSHLFGDRNRTAVRETVVQRVVAENVRIARIDRQIVGFVMVTIDSGRYEQDETRGIIENIFVEPVHRSQGVGSELLDTAEELLREAGADILALEAMADNESARQFYRAHGYAPHRIELEKPTENDTL, encoded by the coding sequence GTGGAAATCGCCACCGCCTCGATGGACGACGTGGACACCATCGTCGACCTGTGGGTCCGACTGGCGGAGAGCCAACGTACCCACGGGTCACATCTGTTCGGGGACCGGAACCGGACCGCGGTCCGGGAGACTGTCGTACAGCGCGTTGTCGCCGAGAACGTCCGTATCGCCCGGATAGACCGGCAGATCGTCGGGTTCGTCATGGTGACCATCGACAGCGGCCGGTACGAACAAGACGAAACGCGGGGCATCATCGAGAACATCTTCGTGGAACCGGTCCACAGGAGTCAGGGAGTCGGTAGCGAACTGCTCGATACGGCGGAGGAACTACTTCGCGAAGCCGGTGCGGATATCCTCGCGCTGGAGGCGATGGCGGACAACGAATCCGCCCGACAGTTCTACCGAGCGCACGGCTACGCACCACACCGGATCGAGCTCGAAAAGCCGACCGAAAACGATACTCTCTAA
- the msrB gene encoding peptide-methionine (R)-S-oxide reductase MsrB, translated as MSESEGELPDNDEEWREILSDEEYRILRESGTEPRFSSDLIDVEDEGVFTCAGCGTELFDSDRKFESETGWPSFWDVYQEGNVETQADNSHGMERTEVVCAECGGHLGHVFDDGPEPSGKRYCINGAALDFESE; from the coding sequence ATGAGTGAATCCGAAGGAGAACTCCCGGACAACGACGAAGAGTGGCGCGAAATTCTCTCCGACGAGGAGTACCGAATCCTCCGCGAGTCCGGAACAGAGCCGCGGTTCAGCAGCGACCTCATCGACGTAGAAGACGAGGGCGTGTTCACCTGTGCCGGCTGTGGGACAGAACTGTTCGATAGCGACAGGAAGTTCGAATCGGAGACTGGCTGGCCGAGCTTCTGGGACGTGTATCAGGAAGGCAACGTCGAGACACAGGCGGACAACAGCCACGGGATGGAGCGAACGGAAGTCGTCTGTGCCGAGTGTGGCGGTCATCTAGGCCACGTATTCGACGACGGACCGGAGCCGAGCGGGAAGCGATACTGCATCAACGGCGCGGCGCTCGACTTCGAGTCGGAGTAG